One region of Pseudomonas sp. B21-040 genomic DNA includes:
- the ycaC gene encoding isochorismate family cysteine hydrolase YcaC, translated as MSNVPYKRLNKDDAVVLLVDHQTGLISLVQDFSPNEFKNNVLALGDVAKFFKLPTILTTSFENGPNGPMVPELKEQFPDAPYIPRPGQINAWDNEDFVKAVKATGRKQLIIAGVVTDVCVTFPTLSALAEGFEVFVVTDTSGTFNETVQQAAWARMAAAGAQLVNWFSVACELQGDWRNDMEGLANLLSPRIPNYRNLMNSYSVLTSK; from the coding sequence ATGAGCAACGTTCCATACAAGCGCCTGAACAAAGACGACGCTGTTGTCCTGCTGGTCGACCACCAGACCGGCCTGATCTCGCTGGTCCAGGATTTCTCGCCAAACGAGTTCAAGAACAACGTGTTGGCTCTGGGCGACGTGGCCAAGTTCTTCAAACTGCCGACCATCCTCACCACCAGTTTCGAAAACGGCCCGAATGGCCCGATGGTGCCTGAGCTCAAAGAACAGTTCCCGGACGCGCCGTACATCCCGCGTCCAGGCCAGATCAACGCCTGGGACAACGAAGATTTCGTCAAAGCCGTCAAAGCCACGGGCCGCAAGCAATTGATCATCGCGGGCGTGGTCACTGACGTTTGCGTGACCTTCCCGACACTGTCGGCGCTGGCCGAAGGGTTTGAAGTGTTCGTCGTCACCGACACCTCGGGCACGTTCAACGAAACCGTGCAGCAAGCGGCGTGGGCGCGCATGGCGGCGGCCGGTGCTCAACTGGTGAACTGGTTCTCGGTGGCCTGCGAGCTGCAAGGCGACTGGCGCAACGACATGGAAGGCCTGGCGAACCTGCTGTCGCCACGCATTCCCAACTACCGCAATTTGATGAACAGCTACTCGGTGCTGACGTCGAAGTAA
- a CDS encoding LysR family transcriptional regulator produces MNPFEDMRIFCQVMDSGSFTAAADQLGLSKQFVSRRLMQLEERLGVRLLNRSTRRLDVTPLGQSYYESALRLLGEVEQVEQGIAGQTTEPRGTIRISAPLSFALAHLGSLLPVFLQRYRDVTVEVDLSDRPVDLLGEGYDLALRIGILEDSTLIARRIASIQRVYCASPTYLAERGTPLKPEDLHSHDCLPYGHSRQVQWRFDGQGKPLTVNVTGRMRVNNGDLLKDAAIAGMGITYLPTFIVGAALKDGRLVPVLDAFRPEPLRLSAVYPQHRQSSRPVQAFIEFLRERLDRVEEGG; encoded by the coding sequence ATGAACCCGTTCGAAGATATGCGTATTTTTTGCCAGGTCATGGACTCCGGCAGCTTCACGGCTGCGGCAGATCAATTGGGGCTGTCCAAGCAATTTGTCAGCCGGCGCCTGATGCAACTCGAAGAGCGCCTGGGCGTGCGCTTGCTCAATCGCTCGACCCGGCGACTGGACGTCACGCCGCTGGGGCAAAGTTATTACGAATCGGCCTTGCGCCTGCTCGGTGAAGTCGAGCAAGTGGAGCAGGGCATCGCCGGCCAGACCACCGAGCCACGGGGCACGATTCGCATCAGCGCACCCTTGTCGTTTGCACTGGCGCATTTGGGCAGCCTGCTGCCGGTGTTTTTGCAGCGATATCGTGATGTCACCGTGGAAGTGGACCTGAGTGATCGCCCGGTGGACTTGCTCGGCGAAGGCTACGACCTGGCCTTGCGCATCGGCATTCTGGAAGACTCGACGCTGATCGCCCGGCGCATCGCGTCGATCCAGCGCGTGTATTGCGCCAGCCCGACGTACCTGGCCGAGCGCGGCACGCCGCTCAAACCCGAAGACCTGCACAGCCATGACTGCCTGCCGTATGGCCACAGTCGTCAGGTGCAATGGCGATTCGACGGGCAGGGCAAACCGCTGACCGTCAATGTCACAGGCCGGATGCGGGTCAACAACGGTGATTTGCTCAAAGACGCGGCGATTGCCGGGATGGGGATTACTTACTTGCCGACGTTTATCGTCGGTGCAGCCTTGAAGGACGGCAGGCTGGTGCCGGTGCTGGACGCGTTTCGGCCTGAGCCGCTGAGGTTGTCGGCGGTGTATCCGCAGCACCGCCAGAGTTCGCGGCCGGTACAGGCGTTTATCGAGTTTTTGCGTGAGCGGCTGGATCGGGTGGAAGAGGGGGGTTAA
- a CDS encoding thymidylate kinase has translation MSGSSGQPIFIAFEGTDGAGKSTIARATFDRVFESHSKIDYIDKNRPPVSSGYTEFHMSRLREVLWDYPDNAPLDQLGDSHWISLISAWFHATDYAAIRPLISSGISCIADGWYYKYLARFLLKDKNLAEEALTTFSTIRKPDAIIFLDVDPALAAQRKGAFRLSESGAYDGGNEDRLKSFIAYQNRVRSSYEQCGMANCVRIDTTDLCEEAVLDRAVSAVQSVLNEI, from the coding sequence ATGAGCGGTTCATCTGGCCAACCAATATTTATCGCATTCGAAGGCACTGACGGAGCAGGAAAATCAACTATAGCGAGAGCAACTTTTGACAGAGTTTTTGAATCCCACTCAAAAATCGACTATATAGATAAAAACCGACCACCGGTATCATCAGGCTATACAGAGTTTCACATGTCTCGTCTACGTGAAGTTCTTTGGGATTATCCGGATAACGCCCCTCTGGACCAATTGGGTGATAGTCATTGGATAAGTTTAATATCCGCCTGGTTTCATGCCACAGACTATGCCGCCATCAGACCGCTAATAAGCTCCGGCATTAGTTGCATCGCTGATGGTTGGTATTATAAATACTTAGCACGCTTTTTACTTAAAGATAAAAACTTAGCTGAAGAAGCTTTAACAACATTCTCAACAATTAGAAAACCGGACGCCATCATTTTCCTGGATGTTGACCCCGCACTCGCAGCACAAAGAAAGGGTGCTTTCCGCCTTAGTGAGAGCGGCGCCTATGATGGCGGTAATGAAGACCGCCTAAAAAGTTTCATTGCGTATCAAAATAGGGTTCGATCCAGCTATGAGCAATGTGGAATGGCAAATTGTGTGAGGATCGATACGACCGACCTCTGTGAGGAAGCTGTGCTTGATAGAGCGGTTAGTGCGGTACAGAGCGTACTCAACGAGATATAG
- a CDS encoding radical SAM protein gives MLSETVRLKLELLCNGVNFSEEFLEDFQSRTEHIEKRRAYGTGDSIILNSITRTPQEIILGGQIICAANYNPDSNYRISLEEQIPVLKLGDNTIKITFPKRPKSYGMHLSNSELFEKHITVYGNSTLGIFSPGHCYYFNTGSECKFCSMGSARESLSDHKMRIKGDIAGEAVATAIKEEHGRYKRVLLNGGTIPNYDKGYSIHLDLLERVKEYNLQSTLDYHLISMPPKDFRLFDRFKKNGNNMSMSIEVFNPILFNEVCPGKSRDYTRELFLSAFEAAVEVLGRGNVYAGFVAGMEPLESIIEGIEFFGEMGVVPAVAVFHPDAGSQYSNRQRPSIDFLKKVGKTMSDIYHREGFQPLIEGSGRNSLDTEAYLGGFA, from the coding sequence ATGCTATCCGAAACTGTGAGATTGAAACTTGAACTATTGTGCAATGGAGTTAATTTTTCTGAAGAGTTCTTAGAGGATTTCCAATCCCGAACGGAGCATATTGAAAAGAGGCGAGCTTACGGGACAGGAGATAGCATTATTCTCAACTCGATCACTCGCACTCCGCAAGAGATAATTTTAGGCGGACAGATTATTTGTGCTGCAAATTATAATCCAGACTCGAACTACCGGATCTCCTTAGAAGAACAAATTCCTGTCCTAAAGCTTGGAGATAACACTATTAAAATTACATTCCCCAAGAGACCTAAATCTTATGGAATGCACCTCAGCAATAGCGAATTATTTGAAAAACATATAACCGTATACGGAAATTCGACCCTCGGAATCTTTTCCCCGGGCCACTGTTATTACTTTAACACCGGTAGTGAATGCAAGTTTTGCTCCATGGGATCAGCAAGAGAATCATTATCAGACCATAAAATGCGAATAAAAGGTGATATCGCTGGTGAAGCTGTAGCTACCGCAATCAAAGAAGAGCACGGACGATATAAAAGGGTCCTATTAAACGGTGGAACGATTCCAAACTATGACAAAGGGTACTCAATACACTTGGATTTACTGGAGCGAGTAAAAGAATACAACCTTCAGAGCACCTTGGACTACCACTTGATTTCTATGCCTCCTAAGGATTTTCGCCTTTTTGATCGCTTTAAAAAAAATGGCAACAATATGTCGATGAGCATAGAAGTATTCAATCCAATTTTATTCAATGAAGTTTGCCCTGGAAAATCTCGAGATTACACTCGCGAACTATTTTTATCCGCTTTTGAAGCGGCTGTCGAAGTTCTAGGTCGTGGCAATGTATATGCAGGATTTGTCGCAGGGATGGAACCGCTGGAGTCAATCATTGAGGGCATTGAGTTTTTTGGGGAGATGGGAGTGGTACCTGCTGTAGCAGTATTTCACCCTGACGCAGGCTCTCAATACTCTAACCGACAGCGTCCATCAATAGACTTCCTGAAGAAGGTTGGGAAAACAATGTCGGATATATATCACAGAGAAGGATTTCAACCATTAATCGAAGGTAGTGGCAGAAACTCTTTAGATACTGAAGCCTACTTAGGGGGATTTGCATGA
- a CDS encoding inositol monophosphatase gives MRPLFKHQYIAEIEECLYEARKQLRRYWAGTLAGLPVVTTNTKHWNDSQTQHDLDCQRILYDCLSNISFRITIYSEESTSATTFGENENFYLLIDPLDGTHNAVLGFPAYTSSVALYHQDAYIFGWIYDLSRDLVYTAALGEGSYLQSPIILKRLYARNVNRIEDMHISFHRPKEDRAKNTIQKLIWSARKIRIYSCSSLEICLIAAGVLDAFIDIDTPGHERSCDIAAAELILREAGGALFDKAGNPRHSLPPSPAALSDSGTVIALSSPELIRLIL, from the coding sequence ATGAGACCATTATTCAAGCATCAGTATATTGCCGAAATTGAGGAATGCCTTTACGAAGCGAGAAAACAACTGCGCCGTTACTGGGCGGGAACTCTGGCCGGCTTGCCCGTTGTCACCACAAATACAAAACACTGGAACGACTCACAGACACAGCATGACTTAGATTGTCAGAGAATATTATATGACTGCCTCTCCAATATAAGTTTTCGAATAACAATTTATTCCGAAGAAAGCACTTCAGCAACTACTTTTGGCGAAAATGAAAATTTCTACCTACTTATAGACCCTCTAGATGGAACACACAACGCAGTTTTAGGATTTCCAGCGTATACATCAAGCGTGGCTCTTTACCACCAAGATGCGTATATATTTGGCTGGATTTATGATCTATCAAGAGATTTGGTCTATACCGCTGCATTGGGCGAGGGATCCTACCTTCAGTCGCCGATCATATTGAAAAGACTTTATGCCCGCAACGTCAACCGTATAGAAGACATGCACATATCCTTCCATCGCCCAAAAGAAGATAGAGCAAAAAACACAATTCAAAAGCTTATATGGTCAGCTAGAAAAATTCGCATTTACTCATGCTCCTCACTAGAAATATGTCTCATCGCCGCCGGGGTACTTGACGCCTTTATTGATATCGATACACCAGGACATGAGCGTAGTTGTGATATTGCCGCAGCAGAGTTGATTTTAAGAGAAGCGGGAGGTGCTCTATTCGATAAAGCAGGAAACCCTAGACACTCCCTGCCTCCCTCACCGGCAGCCCTGTCAGACTCAGGAACTGTGATTGCCTTGTCCTCCCCAGAACTGATACGACTTATCTTGTAG
- a CDS encoding MATE family efflux transporter has protein sequence MAICFGGESFLYFMFSLISKTIGDTSVSAYQASLHFLSIVYMISIGVGNATGIVAARHYGLREFRLLRATYSEGLKLGLLILTPFLLACFFLKEDISAIYTNDAPTRRLIEENIFIAIPFLIFEYVYVVTRMTLRSMNDFWIPTLLTIFSLNVLGLIISIGLLSLYDYSVHSLFVALVFCSFCLMLLLLWRLRSVLKNSGQPVNQELRQDTKYIF, from the coding sequence ATGGCAATTTGCTTTGGAGGCGAAAGCTTTTTATATTTCATGTTCTCTCTTATTTCAAAAACCATAGGCGACACGAGCGTATCGGCATATCAGGCATCGCTTCATTTTTTAAGTATCGTATATATGATCTCAATAGGAGTGGGAAACGCAACGGGAATTGTAGCCGCGCGGCACTATGGTCTACGAGAGTTCCGACTGTTGAGAGCGACCTATTCTGAGGGACTAAAGCTCGGACTATTAATATTGACTCCATTTTTACTAGCATGCTTTTTCTTAAAAGAAGACATATCAGCAATTTACACAAACGATGCGCCAACCAGACGATTGATTGAGGAAAACATTTTCATCGCGATCCCATTCTTAATATTTGAATACGTTTATGTCGTAACTCGAATGACTTTGAGAAGCATGAACGATTTTTGGATCCCTACGCTGCTAACTATATTTTCACTCAATGTTCTTGGACTAATAATTTCAATCGGACTGCTATCACTTTACGACTATAGCGTGCACTCCCTATTTGTAGCGCTAGTTTTTTGTTCATTTTGCCTGATGCTGCTTCTGCTCTGGCGGTTACGTAGCGTTTTAAAAAATAGCGGACAGCCAGTTAATCAGGAGTTAAGACAAGACACTAAATACATTTTTTAG
- a CDS encoding type II secretion system F family protein has translation MRFHLKAVGKAGVVSMTVEAPGHSEARRIVEDQGLRVVSLHAERHFLSLQFRQRETFNLVLFSQELTTLLNAGLPLIDALESLAEKETAPQARKTLSELVRLLYEGKSFSQALGQLSTVFPPLYVALVQSSEKTGAVGEALGRYVSYRQRMDEVRQKIVSASIYPMLLLVVGGGVVLFLMGYVVPRFSLVFEGLGSNLPWMSQVLMSSGMFLHAHQGEFFGGLLALIVALTFLQRQPAFRRGVDRLIEKLPAVHQRIFMYELARFYRSLGILLQGGIPLVTAMGMVRGLLTVASRTRLDEACERVREGQSLSAALELNHLVTPVSLRLLRAGEQSGNLGQMMERSADFYDEEISRWIEWFVRLFEPLLMTFIGLLIGVIVILMYMPIFELASSIH, from the coding sequence ATGCGCTTTCATCTCAAAGCCGTGGGTAAAGCCGGCGTGGTCTCGATGACAGTCGAGGCCCCCGGCCACAGCGAAGCCCGGCGCATCGTCGAGGACCAGGGCCTGCGGGTGGTCAGCCTGCATGCCGAGCGGCATTTCCTCTCGCTGCAGTTTCGCCAGCGCGAGACCTTCAACCTGGTGTTGTTCAGCCAGGAGCTGACCACGTTGCTCAATGCGGGCCTGCCGCTGATCGATGCGCTGGAAAGCCTGGCCGAAAAAGAAACCGCGCCACAGGCCCGTAAAACCTTAAGTGAACTGGTGCGCCTGCTGTATGAGGGCAAGTCGTTCTCCCAGGCATTGGGCCAGTTGTCGACGGTGTTCCCGCCGTTGTACGTGGCGCTGGTCCAGTCCAGTGAAAAGACCGGTGCCGTGGGCGAAGCGCTGGGCCGTTATGTCAGCTATCGCCAGCGCATGGACGAAGTCCGGCAGAAAATCGTCAGCGCTTCGATCTACCCCATGCTGTTGCTGGTGGTGGGAGGTGGCGTGGTGTTGTTTTTGATGGGCTATGTGGTGCCGCGCTTCAGCCTGGTGTTCGAAGGCTTGGGGTCGAACCTGCCGTGGATGTCACAAGTCCTGATGAGCAGCGGGATGTTCCTTCATGCGCACCAGGGCGAATTCTTCGGCGGGTTGCTGGCGCTCATCGTCGCCCTCACCTTCCTCCAGCGCCAACCGGCCTTTCGTCGGGGCGTCGACCGCCTGATCGAAAAACTCCCGGCAGTCCATCAACGCATCTTCATGTATGAACTGGCGCGCTTCTACCGCTCGCTGGGGATCTTGCTGCAAGGCGGCATTCCCCTCGTCACGGCCATGGGCATGGTGCGGGGCCTGCTCACCGTGGCCTCCCGCACACGCCTGGACGAAGCCTGCGAACGGGTGCGTGAGGGCCAATCGCTGTCGGCCGCGCTCGAGCTCAATCACCTCGTGACCCCAGTGTCCCTGCGCTTGCTGCGCGCTGGCGAGCAGTCCGGCAACCTCGGGCAAATGATGGAACGCAGCGCCGACTTCTACGACGAAGAAATCAGTCGCTGGATCGAATGGTTTGTACGACTGTTTGAACCGCTGCTCATGACCTTCATCGGCTTGTTGATCGGGGTCATCGTGATCCTGATGTACATGCCGATTTTCGAGCTGGCCTCCAGCATTCACTGA
- the gspG gene encoding type II secretion system major pseudopilin GspG, with protein sequence MNQRLCYAPRMQRGFTLLELLVVLVVLGLLAGIVAPKYFAQLGRSEVKVAKAQIEGLGKALDLYRLEVGHYPSTEQGLQALVTAPSDETHWTGPYLQKKLPQDPWGRNYTYRYPGENGEYDLLSMGKDGQPGGEGENAEITSWQ encoded by the coding sequence ATGAATCAACGTCTGTGTTATGCCCCGCGTATGCAACGCGGGTTCACCCTGCTCGAACTGTTGGTGGTGCTGGTGGTGCTGGGGTTGTTGGCTGGCATCGTCGCGCCGAAATATTTCGCCCAACTGGGCCGTTCCGAGGTCAAAGTCGCCAAGGCGCAAATCGAAGGCCTGGGCAAGGCGCTGGATTTGTATCGCCTGGAGGTCGGTCACTACCCGTCGACCGAACAGGGCTTGCAGGCGCTGGTCACCGCGCCCAGCGATGAAACGCACTGGACCGGCCCTTACTTACAGAAAAAATTGCCGCAAGACCCGTGGGGCCGTAACTACACCTACCGCTATCCCGGTGAAAACGGTGAATACGACCTGTTGTCCATGGGCAAGGACGGACAACCCGGTGGCGAAGGCGAAAACGCCGAAATCACCAGCTGGCAATAA
- a CDS encoding lytic transglycosylase domain-containing protein, protein MKTLTAGLIGCLFLTGVAQADVFVSVDAKGSYVLSNVHRPGRTYERVIHEPTAAVVSLDQQPQMIAAQPYAELVSAAATANEVPAALLHAVIRAESRYNADATSAKGAGGLMQLMPDTAREMGVKDVYDPKANIQGGAKYLKRLLTLFDNDIALAVAAYNAGPQAVLSRGGVIPPFAETQRYVPDVLRQYRRLQGLAVDAPL, encoded by the coding sequence ATGAAAACACTCACCGCTGGATTGATCGGATGTCTGTTTTTGACCGGTGTCGCACAGGCCGATGTATTCGTTTCCGTGGACGCCAAGGGCAGCTACGTGCTGTCCAATGTCCACCGTCCCGGTCGTACCTATGAGCGGGTCATTCACGAGCCAACGGCGGCTGTTGTCAGCCTCGATCAGCAACCCCAGATGATCGCCGCACAACCCTATGCCGAGCTGGTTTCGGCAGCAGCCACGGCCAATGAAGTACCGGCTGCGCTGCTGCACGCGGTTATCCGCGCCGAGTCCCGCTACAACGCTGACGCAACGTCCGCCAAAGGCGCTGGCGGGCTGATGCAATTGATGCCCGATACCGCGCGGGAGATGGGGGTCAAGGATGTCTACGATCCGAAGGCCAACATCCAGGGCGGCGCCAAATACCTCAAGCGTTTGTTGACCCTGTTCGACAACGACATCGCACTCGCGGTAGCGGCCTACAACGCCGGCCCGCAAGCCGTGCTCAGCCGTGGCGGGGTGATCCCGCCGTTCGCCGAAACCCAGCGCTACGTGCCGGATGTTTTACGCCAATACCGCCGTCTGCAGGGCTTGGCCGTGGATGCGCCGTTGTAG